The Trinickia caryophylli genomic sequence GCGAAGATCGCCGAGGTGAAGAGATCGAGAATCGTCTTGATGTAGAGAATCGACGGGTCGCCCGTCATGCCCTCGTGCATCGCGCCGAAGATGCCCGTACCGCTTGCGCAAAACAGCACGAGAATGGCCACGAAGCGATTCGTGAACTCCTCGTGACTGAGCTCCCCCTTCGACGGCAAGTAGCGTTCGATAACGCCGCGCGTCACACCAGCGGCGGTGCCGATCCGCTTCTCGAGCTGGATGATCTCCCCGAGTGCCGCACCGAGCACCATCGCCAGCACGACGGCGGGCATGAACTTGACCTTCACCACGAGCATGATGCCGAGCCCCATCGAGCAAAGCCCGAAAGTCTGCGGCAAAGCAACGCGCAAGCGCTCCGACAATCGCTGGCCGAGAAAGGCGCCCGCAACCCCACCTGCAATAACGGCAGAGCCATTGAACCAGGGTCCGATGAACATATCCTTCTTCCTTGAGTTTTCCTAACTGTTTTGTCGCGCCGGCCCCGGGAGGGGACCAGCGAAGTCAAGCCGCCAGTTCGCGCCAGCGCGGCAGCGAGGGCACTTCGAGTTCGAACAGATCGAGTGCCCGGCCCACGCTGTGGGTCAGGACGTCGTCGAGCGTCGCCGGCCTCTGATACAGCGCCGGCACCGGCGGAAACACGATGCCGCCCATCTCCGTCACGCGCCGCATGTTGTCGATGTGCGCGAGTGTCAGCGGCGTCTCGCGCGCCATCAGCACGAGCCGCCTGCGCTCCTTCAGCACGACGTCCGCCGCCCGGGTCAGCAGATTGTCCGAGCACGCATGAGCGATCGCTGCGAGCGAGCGCATCGAGCAAGGCGCCACCAACATGCCTATCGTCTTGAACGAGCCACTCGAGATCGATGCGCCGAGGTCGGACGCCGCATGCACCTGATCGGCAAGCGCATGCACCTGGTTCCGGTCATATTCGGTTTCGAGCGAGCGCGTCAGCTCCGCGCCACGCGAGAGCACGAGATGGACTTCGATATCCATGAGCCGGAGCAATTGCAACGCTTTGACGCCGTACTGAAAGCCGGTTGCGCCGCTGATCCCGACGATGATGCGCTGGCGGTTCATGCGGTATCCCCGGTAAAGTCGGGCAGGAATCGCCGGACGTCGACCTCCTTGAATTTAGACCGCTGGAAATGCGCCTTCAGATGGAACGGCACGGTGCAGTCGAAAATCGTCTTGCAGGACGTCCCCTGCTGCGGAATCGTCGGGCTGAACTCCGGAACTTGCGACGGATCGAGCGGGTGGCAACGCACGCCCGGAATCGTGACGGTGCTCACGTCACCCTGGTAGCGCGTTTGCATCGCCCAGAGAATGTCGTCCGTATCGAAGATGTCGACGTCCTCATCGACGAGAATCACATGCTTGAGCTCAGGGAACGCCGCGAACGCGAGCAATGCGGCCTGCCGCTGGCGCCCTTCGTCGACCGGCGCGGATTTCCTGAACTGCAGCACGGCAAGCAGCTTGCCGCCGCCCGCGGCATGCGCATTGACGTTGAGCAGCCGGCCCGGCATCGCGCGCTCGACCATCTGCAAAATGCTGGCCTCCGTCGGAATGCCAGCCATGTTGACGTGCTCCTCGCCCGGGCCGACGGTGGTCTGCAGGATCGGATTGCGTCGATGCGTCACGGCCTTGACCTTGATGACCGGCAGCGCCGCCTTGGCTTCGCCCGTGTAGCCCGGGAACTCGGGCATGGCTTTGCCGGTATCGGTATTCTGGTCTTCGCGCAAACGCACGTTGGGCAGCAGTTCGCCCTCGATCACCACCTCCGCGTGAGCGATGGCGCGCGCGCCCACGCTCACGCAATCGGTCAGCTCGACCGCGCGACCACGGATCGCACCGGCGACATTGAGCTCGTCGAAGCCCTGCGGCGTAGTGGGCGGCTCGAAGCAGGCTGCGATTTCGATTGCGGGGTCGACGCCGATGCTGATCGAGATCGGCAGTGCCTTGCCCGCCTTTTCCGCCTTCTGACGGAATGCCTCGATATGACGCCCGGGCGTGAGCCACATCGAAAGTTCGTCGCGGCTTTGCACGCAGAGCCGATGGATCGTAATGTCGGACTCGTTCGTCTCGGGGTCGGACGCGTAGCAAAGCCCCATCGTGATGTAAGGGCCCGCATCCTCCTCGGTATTGGTGGGCGCCGGCAGGAGCGTACGCAAGTCGAAGTTCGGGTCCGTCGCGAGGTGAACGACTTCCTGGCACTGAGCCTTGTCCTTTCCCACAACGACCGGCGGAATCGGATTCTGCACCGCGTCCTTCAGCAGGAAGCCCAGTTTCTGCGGCTCGCAGCCCAGCAGCTTACCCACGCGCTTTCTCGAACCCACGAGACCGATCGTCACGCGAAAGCCTGGAAAGCCCTTGACCTTGTTGAAGACCATCGCGGGGCCGCCCCGGCGCGTCGGACGCTGGCATGTGCCGCCCGCGCCCACGT encodes the following:
- a CDS encoding UbiD family decarboxylase: MKRENKSQVYDLRSALQLLSDIPGELVQTDTEVDPTAELSGVYRYVGAGGTCQRPTRRGGPAMVFNKVKGFPGFRVTIGLVGSRKRVGKLLGCEPQKLGFLLKDAVQNPIPPVVVGKDKAQCQEVVHLATDPNFDLRTLLPAPTNTEEDAGPYITMGLCYASDPETNESDITIHRLCVQSRDELSMWLTPGRHIEAFRQKAEKAGKALPISISIGVDPAIEIAACFEPPTTPQGFDELNVAGAIRGRAVELTDCVSVGARAIAHAEVVIEGELLPNVRLREDQNTDTGKAMPEFPGYTGEAKAALPVIKVKAVTHRRNPILQTTVGPGEEHVNMAGIPTEASILQMVERAMPGRLLNVNAHAAGGGKLLAVLQFRKSAPVDEGRQRQAALLAFAAFPELKHVILVDEDVDIFDTDDILWAMQTRYQGDVSTVTIPGVRCHPLDPSQVPEFSPTIPQQGTSCKTIFDCTVPFHLKAHFQRSKFKEVDVRRFLPDFTGDTA
- a CDS encoding DUF554 domain-containing protein; this translates as MFIGPWFNGSAVIAGGVAGAFLGQRLSERLRVALPQTFGLCSMGLGIMLVVKVKFMPAVVLAMVLGAALGEIIQLEKRIGTAAGVTRGVIERYLPSKGELSHEEFTNRFVAILVLFCASGTGIFGAMHEGMTGDPSILYIKTILDLFTSAIFATALGYAVATIAVPQLAIQMALAVLAVKILPMTTPEMMADFSAAGGLIMLATGFRICGVKPFPVANMLPALLLVMPFSHLWATYVH
- a CDS encoding UbiX family flavin prenyltransferase; the encoded protein is MNRQRIIVGISGATGFQYGVKALQLLRLMDIEVHLVLSRGAELTRSLETEYDRNQVHALADQVHAASDLGASISSGSFKTIGMLVAPCSMRSLAAIAHACSDNLLTRAADVVLKERRRLVLMARETPLTLAHIDNMRRVTEMGGIVFPPVPALYQRPATLDDVLTHSVGRALDLFELEVPSLPRWRELAA